Part of the Paludisphaera borealis genome, GAGCGCCCCTCCCGGCCGAAGCGCCTGGCGGATCGAGGCGAGAACCGGCTCCGGGTCTTCCAGGTGGTGGTAGACGTCGCAGATGAAAACCAGGTCGACCGTTCCCGGCGCCAGATTGGTCGCGAGTTGGGTTCCCTGGACCGTCGTCACCTGCTTCTGCCCGAGTTTTCGCGACTGCTCGGCGATGTGCTTGAGGAACCCGGGCGAGACGTCGACCGCATAGACCCGCCCTTCCGCCCCGACCTTGTCGGCCATCAGTCGCGTGAACAGCCCCGTCCCCGCCCCCAAGTCGGCGACGGTCATCCCCGGCTTGAGATTCAGGGCCGAGACGATCTCCGCGCGGCGGGCGAACACCTCGCGGTTTTCCGACTCGAACCGCTCGATCCACGCTTTGACGTCGGGCTTCTCGAACTGAGCGTTGATCCGCGGATCGACCTTCCCCTTCGGGGTTTCGGCCTGTTTCGTCTGGGAAGGCGCGGTTTGACTGACCGCCGAGGGGCCGATAAGCGCCAGGGCCAGGCACGCGACCGCGGCGGCCAGCGGCCCGGTGATCGTCCTTTTCCGATTCATCCGTGATCCTCCCAACCAGGGTCGACCTCGAAAAAAGGCCGGGCCAAACCTCTTTCACTAATAGCATCCTCGCGTTCTGATACAAGGGGGTAGTCTTCGCCCGGGCTTAGGCCGGCGCGTCTCGCCCCTTTGGACCCGAAAACCGAGGACGCCGATCGTGGTCGACGCTGAAACCTCCCCGCCGCCCCCCAAATTTTGCACCTATCAGCACGGCGTCGAGCCGATCGAGCCCGAAGAGGGCGAAACCCGGGTCTATCGCGTCGCGCTCGACGCCTGCGAAGCGGGCGACGCCTTCGCCGAAGCGCCGGAGTGGGCCTGGCTGACGGCCGAGGAACGCGCCCGGGCCGAGCGACTCGTCCGACCGCGCGACGGCCGCCGGTTCGTGCTGTGCCGGGGGGCGTTGCGGTCGATCATCGGCCGCCTCCTCGACCGCT contains:
- a CDS encoding class I SAM-dependent methyltransferase, with translation MNRKRTITGPLAAAVACLALALIGPSAVSQTAPSQTKQAETPKGKVDPRINAQFEKPDVKAWIERFESENREVFARRAEIVSALNLKPGMTVADLGAGTGLFTRLMADKVGAEGRVYAVDVSPGFLKHIAEQSRKLGQKQVTTVQGTQLATNLAPGTVDLVFICDVYHHLEDPEPVLASIRQALRPGGALVLIEFDRVKGKSTEFVLKHVRADKKQFFREIEQAGFTLDSSQPKVKLAENFFARFRKDDRPPTTPAPGKSRRPDRGPRS